In Glaciimonas sp. PCH181, a single genomic region encodes these proteins:
- the purL gene encoding phosphoribosylformylglycinamidine synthase, with translation MLILPGSNALPAFRSQRLLSQLHAIDSNITGVTGRYDHFVDASTALGQDDLDRLRALLTYGDPFEGVDGGEEFIVIPRFGTISPWASKATDIARNCGMAHIKRIERGIAYQVHLKSGLLGGVKKLSEASIQAISALLHDRMTESVLRSAEAASDLFRELEAAPLASIDLLAGGKAALENANTELGLALSDDEIDYLMAAFTRAERNPTDVELMMFAQANSEHCRHKIFNADWTIDGQTQDKSLFAMIKNTHELHPQGTVVAYSDNSSIIEGATVSRFYARGAAEGNVYAASDELTHILMKVETHNHPTAISPFPGASTGAGGEIRDEGATGRGAKPKAGLTGFTVSNLLLPDAHQAWENTGDVTLAAAESTAIYGKPDRIASPLQIMIDGPLGGAAFNNEFGRPILGGYFRTYEQNVAGNVHGYHKPIMIAGGIGSISDKHTFKNALPVGSLLIQLGGPGMRIGMGGSAASSMATGTNTADLDFDSVQRGNPEMERRAQEVINACWSLGDNNPILSIHDVGAGGLSNAFPEITNDAKRGAIFDLRKVPLEESGMAPKEIWSNESQERYVMAIAPESLPLFEYFCQRERCLFAVVGTATEERQLKVIDPQHNNNPVDMPMDVLLGKPPKMHREVQRIAANLPAVDLTGMDLLEVSQRVLKLPTVADKSFLITIGDRTVGATSVRDQMVGPWQIPVADCAVTTMSFEGYLGEAMSMGERTPLAVINAAASGRMAVGEALTNIAAAPIASLSDIKLSANWMAACGQPGQDAALFDTVKAVGMELCPALGISIPVGKDSLSMRTTWKDDAESKAVTSPVSLIVSAFAPVTDVRRTLTPQLRTDAGDTALILIDLGRGKSRMGASALTQVMQQIGNETPDVDSAEDLKGFFNAIQQLNTEDKLLAYHDRSDGGLFTTLCEMAFAGHVGFSVNLDILTMESEHAADWGDSKNWAGQISERRNEMTLRALFNEELGAVIQVRAAQKSEVMNVLRTYNLGACSHIIGKPDARDVIEFTRDAKAIYNQSRISLQRLWSETSWRIARLRDNPASADAEYDRILDTLDPGITPKITFDLQQDIGAPFINVGARPRVAILREQGVNSHVETAYVMHKSGFTAVDVHMSDLIAGRAQLDDFKAFIAVGGFSYGDVLGAGEGWAKTILFNAALAEQFSTFFNRNDTFALGICNGCQMIANLKGIIPGAQAWPKFTRNKSEKFEGRFSMVQIEESPSIFLQGMAGTQTPIAVAHGEGFADFSQTGDINQALVGMRFVDNKGQVSEAYPYNPNGSPQGITAVTTADGRFNAIMPHAERVFRSVQQSWHPEGWGEDSPWMRMFRNARTWVG, from the coding sequence ATGTTGATTTTGCCGGGTTCTAATGCCCTTCCTGCTTTTCGCTCCCAACGTCTGTTATCTCAACTGCATGCAATTGACAGTAATATCACCGGCGTTACCGGTCGTTACGATCATTTTGTTGATGCATCCACCGCATTGGGTCAGGATGATCTAGATCGCTTGCGTGCTTTGCTGACGTATGGCGACCCATTTGAAGGCGTGGACGGCGGCGAAGAATTTATCGTCATTCCACGTTTTGGCACGATTTCTCCTTGGGCCAGCAAGGCCACCGACATCGCTCGAAATTGCGGAATGGCGCACATCAAGCGTATTGAGCGCGGAATTGCCTATCAGGTCCATCTGAAATCCGGTCTGCTCGGTGGCGTTAAAAAACTCAGCGAAGCCAGTATTCAGGCTATTTCAGCACTGCTGCACGACCGCATGACCGAGTCCGTATTGCGCAGCGCCGAAGCGGCTAGCGATCTGTTCCGTGAGTTGGAAGCTGCGCCGCTGGCCTCGATTGATCTGTTGGCAGGCGGTAAAGCTGCGCTGGAAAATGCGAATACAGAACTCGGATTAGCGCTATCCGACGACGAAATCGATTATCTGATGGCAGCTTTTACCCGTGCCGAGCGTAATCCGACCGATGTCGAACTAATGATGTTTGCGCAGGCCAACAGCGAACATTGCCGTCACAAGATTTTCAATGCGGATTGGACCATCGATGGTCAAACGCAAGACAAATCCTTGTTTGCAATGATCAAAAATACCCATGAATTGCATCCGCAAGGCACCGTTGTTGCCTATAGCGATAATTCATCGATCATCGAAGGCGCGACCGTTTCGCGTTTTTATGCCCGTGGCGCAGCCGAAGGTAATGTTTATGCGGCTTCGGATGAGTTGACGCACATTTTGATGAAGGTCGAAACCCATAACCATCCAACCGCCATTTCGCCGTTCCCCGGCGCATCGACGGGTGCCGGTGGTGAAATTCGTGATGAAGGCGCAACTGGCCGTGGTGCTAAGCCAAAAGCGGGGCTGACCGGCTTTACAGTCTCCAATCTGCTGCTGCCAGATGCGCATCAGGCTTGGGAAAACACAGGCGATGTCACGCTTGCCGCCGCAGAAAGTACCGCTATTTACGGCAAGCCAGACCGCATTGCTTCGCCGTTGCAAATCATGATTGATGGTCCTTTAGGCGGTGCAGCGTTTAACAACGAATTCGGCCGTCCTATATTAGGCGGCTATTTCCGTACTTACGAACAAAACGTCGCTGGCAACGTGCACGGCTATCACAAGCCGATCATGATTGCTGGCGGTATCGGCAGTATCTCTGATAAACACACTTTCAAAAACGCCTTGCCAGTCGGCAGCTTGCTGATTCAATTGGGTGGTCCCGGCATGCGTATCGGGATGGGCGGCAGCGCGGCGTCATCGATGGCGACCGGCACTAATACGGCGGATCTGGACTTTGATTCGGTTCAGCGTGGTAATCCAGAAATGGAGCGCCGGGCGCAAGAAGTGATCAACGCTTGCTGGTCGTTGGGCGACAACAACCCGATTTTGTCGATTCATGATGTGGGCGCAGGCGGTTTGTCGAATGCCTTCCCTGAAATCACCAACGACGCCAAGCGCGGCGCGATTTTCGATTTGCGTAAAGTGCCGTTGGAAGAGAGCGGCATGGCACCGAAAGAAATCTGGAGTAACGAATCGCAAGAACGCTACGTTATGGCGATTGCCCCAGAAAGTCTGCCGCTGTTTGAGTACTTCTGCCAGCGTGAGCGTTGCTTGTTTGCCGTAGTCGGCACTGCAACGGAAGAGCGCCAATTGAAGGTGATTGATCCTCAGCACAATAATAATCCTGTCGATATGCCGATGGATGTGTTGCTGGGCAAGCCGCCAAAAATGCACCGCGAAGTACAGCGTATCGCAGCCAATTTACCCGCAGTCGATCTGACTGGCATGGATCTGTTAGAAGTATCGCAGCGCGTATTGAAGTTGCCGACAGTCGCTGATAAATCGTTTCTGATTACTATTGGCGATCGTACCGTTGGCGCGACTTCCGTGCGCGATCAAATGGTTGGTCCATGGCAAATCCCGGTCGCAGATTGTGCCGTGACGACGATGAGTTTTGAAGGTTATCTGGGCGAAGCGATGTCTATGGGCGAGCGTACGCCGCTGGCTGTCATTAATGCTGCTGCATCCGGTCGGATGGCCGTTGGTGAAGCGCTGACCAATATCGCCGCCGCACCGATCGCATCACTGTCCGATATCAAATTGTCAGCCAACTGGATGGCGGCTTGCGGTCAGCCCGGTCAGGATGCCGCATTGTTTGATACCGTCAAAGCAGTTGGGATGGAGCTATGCCCTGCGCTGGGTATCAGCATTCCGGTGGGCAAGGATTCGTTGTCTATGCGCACGACGTGGAAAGATGATGCAGAAAGCAAGGCAGTTACGTCGCCGGTATCGCTGATTGTTTCCGCCTTCGCGCCAGTGACCGATGTACGTCGCACGCTGACACCGCAATTGCGCACCGATGCAGGTGATACTGCGCTGATTTTGATTGATCTCGGACGTGGCAAAAGCCGTATGGGCGCATCCGCGTTGACGCAAGTCATGCAGCAGATCGGTAACGAAACGCCGGATGTCGATAGCGCAGAAGACCTGAAAGGCTTCTTCAACGCGATTCAGCAACTCAATACCGAAGACAAATTATTGGCTTACCACGACCGTTCGGATGGTGGCCTGTTCACGACTTTGTGTGAAATGGCGTTTGCCGGTCACGTGGGTTTCTCGGTCAATCTAGACATTCTGACGATGGAAAGCGAACACGCCGCAGATTGGGGCGATTCGAAAAACTGGGCCGGTCAAATATCGGAACGTCGTAATGAAATGACATTGCGCGCCTTGTTTAACGAAGAGTTGGGCGCAGTCATTCAGGTTCGGGCCGCGCAAAAGTCGGAAGTCATGAACGTCTTGCGTACCTATAACCTAGGCGCGTGCAGCCATATCATTGGCAAACCCGATGCCCGTGACGTGATTGAATTTACGCGCGATGCCAAAGCCATTTACAACCAGTCGCGGATTTCGCTGCAACGGTTGTGGAGCGAAACCAGCTGGCGTATCGCCCGTCTGCGTGACAATCCAGCCAGCGCCGATGCCGAATACGACCGTATTCTGGATACGCTTGATCCCGGTATTACACCAAAAATTACGTTCGATTTGCAGCAAGACATTGGTGCGCCTTTCATCAATGTCGGAGCGCGTCCTCGCGTGGCGATTTTGCGTGAACAAGGCGTCAATTCGCATGTTGAAACCGCCTATGTGATGCATAAATCCGGTTTCACTGCCGTCGATGTGCATATGAGCGATTTGATTGCCGGACGTGCGCAACTGGATGATTTCAAAGCCTTTATCGCGGTGGGCGGTTTTTCTTACGGCGATGTGCTGGGTGCGGGCGAAGGCTGGGCCAAGACAATTTTGTTTAACGCCGCATTGGCTGAACAGTTCTCGACATTCTTCAATCGCAACGATACGTTTGCATTGGGAATTTGTAACGGCTGCCAGATGATTGCCAATTTAAAGGGCATCATTCCCGGCGCGCAAGCCTGGCCTAAGTTCACGCGCAATAAATCGGAAAAATTCGAAGGCCGCTTCTCGATGGTGCAAATTGAAGAATCGCCATCGATTTTCTTGCAAGGCATGGCCGGCACACAAACGCCGATTGCTGTTGCGCATGGTGAAGGTTTTGCAGACTTCTCGCAAACCGGCGACATCAATCAAGCATTGGTCGGGATGCGCTTTGTCGATAACAAAGGGCAGGTCAGCGAAGCTTATCCGTACAACCCGAACGGTTCGCCGCAAGGAATTACGGCGGTCACCACCGCAGACGGTCGATTCAACGCCATCATGCCGCACGCTGAGCGAGTATTCCGCAGCGTGCAGCAATCATGGCATCCTGAAGGTTGGGGTGAAGATTCGCCATGGATGCGCATGTTCCGCAATGCGCGGACGTGGGTCGGCTAA
- a CDS encoding zinc-binding alcohol dehydrogenase family protein, whose protein sequence is MKAIALTQYLPIDHPESLMDVVLPKPTPDGRDLLVEIKAIAVNPVDTKVRAPKDKIEPAPRVLGWDAAGVVTAVGPDVTRFKVGDKVFYAGDITRPGTNSEYQLVDERIVGSMPASLAFEQAAALPLTAITAWEALFDRLHVPSKPAADKPTQTILIIGGAGGVGSIAIQLAAKVAGLTVIATASRPESEKWVRELGAQHVVNHFGDIPAQLKDLGIANVDYVLILNDTDQHFPTAAAVVAPQGTICSIVENAAPLQIDLLKAKSAGFVWEFMFTRSMFQTPDMAEQGSLLDSVARLIDSKVLVTTMGQVLSPINAANLRLAHATLEAGHVIGKIVLKDF, encoded by the coding sequence ATGAAAGCTATCGCATTAACCCAGTATTTGCCCATTGATCATCCAGAATCCCTCATGGACGTGGTACTCCCTAAGCCAACGCCGGATGGTCGTGATTTATTAGTTGAAATCAAGGCAATCGCCGTCAATCCTGTCGACACCAAAGTACGCGCACCGAAAGACAAAATTGAGCCAGCGCCGCGCGTGTTGGGTTGGGACGCAGCGGGCGTTGTGACGGCAGTTGGGCCGGACGTTACGCGTTTTAAGGTCGGTGACAAAGTATTTTATGCCGGCGACATTACGCGTCCCGGGACGAACAGTGAATATCAATTGGTGGACGAACGTATCGTCGGCAGCATGCCAGCGTCGCTCGCGTTTGAGCAGGCCGCAGCGCTGCCGTTGACTGCCATCACCGCATGGGAAGCGTTGTTTGATCGGCTGCACGTGCCATCAAAGCCAGCCGCCGATAAGCCTACGCAAACGATCCTGATCATTGGCGGCGCAGGCGGGGTCGGTTCGATTGCGATTCAATTAGCTGCTAAAGTTGCGGGTTTGACAGTGATTGCTACCGCATCGCGTCCAGAGTCCGAAAAATGGGTGCGTGAACTTGGCGCGCAGCATGTGGTGAATCATTTCGGCGATATTCCAGCGCAATTGAAGGATCTGGGGATTGCTAATGTTGATTATGTCTTGATCCTGAATGATACCGATCAACATTTTCCGACAGCAGCAGCGGTCGTCGCACCACAAGGCACTATTTGCAGCATCGTTGAAAATGCAGCGCCGTTGCAGATTGATTTATTAAAAGCAAAAAGCGCCGGTTTCGTCTGGGAATTCATGTTTACGCGCTCTATGTTTCAAACGCCAGACATGGCGGAGCAGGGCAGTTTGCTGGATAGTGTCGCACGTTTGATTGATAGTAAAGTCCTTGTCACCACGATGGGGCAGGTCTTATCCCCGATTAATGCTGCAAATCTGCGACTGGCGCATGCAACGCTTGAGGCTGGTCATGTCATTGGCAAAATTGTACTAAAAGATTTTTAA